A single region of the Pontibacter kalidii genome encodes:
- a CDS encoding cytochrome c oxidase subunit 3, giving the protein MAMANFPIDERNSRGGVHPLKFSLWLIIISIIMMFAAFTSAYIVRREEGNWLEFDLPNILLINTVLILLSSVTMQLSYNSAKQDNISRVKLLLLLTLGLGVAFLIGQWYGWVDLVQNNIYFGGTGSNPSGSFLYVLTGVHGFHLITGLIFVLIVFVSSLKYKVHSKSLLRIQLCTVYWHFLGGLWLYLYIFLRINH; this is encoded by the coding sequence ATGGCAATGGCTAATTTCCCAATAGATGAGCGTAACAGCCGTGGTGGAGTGCATCCATTAAAGTTCTCGCTGTGGTTGATTATTATAAGTATTATCATGATGTTTGCAGCTTTTACGAGCGCCTACATCGTAAGAAGGGAGGAAGGAAACTGGCTTGAGTTCGATCTGCCCAACATCCTTCTGATCAACACTGTTCTGATCTTGCTGAGCTCTGTTACGATGCAGTTATCGTATAACTCGGCTAAGCAGGACAACATCAGCCGGGTAAAGTTGCTGCTGCTGTTGACCCTGGGCCTGGGTGTGGCTTTCCTGATAGGGCAGTGGTATGGCTGGGTAGACCTGGTGCAAAACAATATATACTTTGGAGGAACGGGAAGTAACCCTTCCGGCTCTTTTCTGTATGTGCTTACAGGGGTACACGGTTTTCACCTGATCACGGGGCTGATTTTTGTGCTGATCGTTTTCGTGAGCAGCCTGAAGTATAAGGTGCATTCCAAAAGCCTGCTGCGGATACAATTGTGCACGGTGTACTGGCACTTTTTAGGAGGACTTT